TCGTGCTCGGGCTGTGCAGGGCGACCGTGCCGACCTTCTCCGACGCGATCCTCGTCTATCTCCGCGACCCGCTGCCGGTGGGCGACGAACGGCCCGTTTCGCCGTTCGTCCTGCGCCTGCGCCGTACCGACAGGCTGCGTTTAGCCGGTGAGGACGCCGAGCTCGGCCCCGCTGTCCCCATCCCGGTCCTGGACCCGCAGACCGACCTCTCACCGACGGCAGAGCTGTGCGAGGTGCGGTCCGGAGGTGCGCTCTCCGAAGTGCTGCGCGGGGTGCGGCCGGTCTTCGGCGACTCCGCGGCCGCCCGGGCCGCGCTGCCCGAGCTGCTGGGCGACGGCCGTACGGTGCCCAGCGGCCACCGCGCGATACTCGCCCCGCTCCGCGGCAGGCGCCGGGTGATCGGCGCCGCCGTCTTCCTGCGCCGACCCGACCGGCCCGCCTTCGAGCCCAACGACCTTCTGGTCGCGGCCCAGTTGGCGACCCACACCGCGCTCGGCATCGACAAGGCCGTGCTGTACGGACGCGAGGCGTACATCGCCGACGAACTCCAGCGCACGATGCTGCCGGACTCGCTGCCCCAGCCGACCGGTGTCCGGCTCGCCTCGCGCTATCTGCCGGCGGCCGAGACGGCCCGCGTCGGCGGCGACTGGTACGACGCGATCCCGCTGCCCGGCAGCCGGGTGGCGCTGGTCGTCGGCGATGTCATGGGCCACTCCATGACATCGGCCGCGATCATGGGCCAGCTACGGACCACCGCTCAGACGCTCGCCGGGCTCGACCTGCCGCCGCAGGAGGTCCTGCACCACCTCGACGAGCAGGCCCAGCGGCTGGGCACCGACCGGATGGCGACATGCCTGTACGCCGTCTACGACCCGGTCGCCCACCGCATCACCATCGCCAACGCCGGCCACCCGCCGCCGATCCTGCTGCACCTGGGAGGGCGGGCCGAGGTGCTGCGCGTACCGCCGGGAGCGCCCATCGGCGTGGGCGGGGTGGACTTCGAGGCCGTGGAGCTGGACGCCCCGGCCGGCGCGACCCTGCTGCTGTACACCGACGGCTTGGTCGAGTCCCGGCTGCGCGACGTGTGGACGGGGATCGAGCAGCTTCGGGAGCGCCTTGCCGCCACCGCCCAGCTGACCGGGCCCGACCACTCGCCGCCGCTGGAGGCCCTGTGCGACGACGTGCTCGACATGCTCGGCCCGGGCGACCGGGACGACGACATCGCGCTGCTCGCGGCCCGCTTCGACGGGATCGCGCCGAGCGATGTCGCGTACTGGTTCCTGGACCCGGAGGATTCCGCCCCGAGCCGTGCCCGCCGCCTCGCCCGCAGGGCCCTGGCCCGCTGGGGTTTGGAGGAGCTGAGCGATTCGGTGGAGCTGCTGGTCAGCGAGGTGGTGACCAATGCCGTGAGGTATGCGGAGCGGCCTGTGACGCTGCGGCTGCTGCGTACGGACGTACTGCGCTGCGAGGTCGGCGACGACTCCCCGCAGCTGCCCAGACAGCGGCGGGCACGGGACACCGACGAGGGCGGACGCGGACTCTTCCTGGTGAACCGGCTGGCCAGGCGGTGGGGGGCCACACGCCTGTCGACCGGCAAGGTTGTCTGGTTCGAGCTTCCCACCCGTAGCTGACCCACATCCGGACCTTGTCCATGTGTACGACAGTGCCCGCAGATCGAACGATCTGCGGGCACTGTCGTACGGCTGCCGGGCGGGCTACGGCTTGATGACGGGATTGCCGTCCGGCCCGCCGGAAGTGCCGTCGGCGGGATCGGTTGACGGCGCGATCGTCGGCGACTGAGTGGGCGACTGGGTCGGTTCGCCCGTCGGCGTCTTGGTGGGCTTGCCCGTCGGCGTCTTGGTGGGCTTCTTCGTCGGAGTGTTCTTCGGTCCCTTGGACGGGGTCTGCGAAGGCGTCTCGGACGGGGACTGGGTCGGCGTCGGGTCCGGGTCCGCGGTCGCGCCCTCCTCGACCTCCAGGTCGAACTCGGCCGCGGCGGCCTCGTCGCTGAGCGCGCCCGTCGTGTACTGCTTCCAGATCTTCGCCGGGACACCACCACCGTTGGCGCGGCCCTCGTTGACTGTATTGGTCAGCGTGACCTGTCCGCCCTTGGGGTCCTCGCCGAACAGGGCGACAGCGGTGACCAGTTCGGGGGTGTAGCCCACGAACCAGGCCGAGCGGTTGTTCTCCGAGGTACCGGTCTTGCCCGCCGCCTGGTAGTCACCGGCCGCGTTGGTGCCCGAGCCGGACTTCACGACGCCCGTCATGGCTGCGGTCGTGGTGTCCGCCGCCTCGCGGCTGATGGCCTGGTCGCCCACCGGCTCGGGCAGATCGGGCTTGAACGACTTGTGCTCGGCGGACTTCAGAATCGTCGGCGTGACCTTCTTGCCATGGTTGTCGAAGGTCGCGTACACCCCGGCCATGTCCCAGGTGGAGGCGCCCATCGTGCCGAGCGACATCGCCGGCCGCTCCGGAAAGTCCTTGCCGTCCTTCATGCCGAGGTCGAGCGCGGTCTTCTTCGCCTTCTGCGGGGTGACGTCCACGATCATCTGTGCGAAGACGGAGTTGATGGAGCTGTTCGTCGCCCGCTGGACGCTGACCGGCCCGTAATCCTGGTCGTCCTCGTTCTCCGGCGCGAAGGGGGTGTCGCTGCCCACGACCGGCCGCTTGCTGGTGCCGTCGTACTTCGTGTTCAGGCCGATCCTGAGTCCGTCCTGGGTCTCGGCGCCGTTCTCCAGGGCCGAGGCGAGGACGATGGGCTTGAAGGTCGACGCGGGCTGGTAGTCGCGGCGGGTCGCGTTGGACAGCCAGTGCTCGGTGGCACCGATGCCGCCGTAGAGGGCGACGACATGCCCCGTCTTCGGGTCGACGGACGTCGCGCCCGCCTGGACGGTCGCGTCGGCCTTGTCCTTCTTGCGGTCGAGCCTCTCCTCGAGCTGCTTGTTCACCGACTTGACCAGTTGCTTCTGGCGCTTCTCGTCGATGTTGAGGGTGATCGTCCAGCCGCCGGCCTTGATCTTCTCCTCGCTGATGCCTGCGCGCTCCAGCTCGGCGTTGGCCGCGTCGACGAGGTAGCCGGTCTGACCCTCCATGCCCGGGGCGGCCTTGGGCTCCTTCGGCACGGGGAACTTCAGACCCGCGCGCGTGCCGGGGTCGAGCCAGTTCTCCTCGACCATGTTGTCGAGTACGTAGTTCCAACGCTCCTTGACCAGCTTCTTGCCGGCGCCCGAGGCGACGGCCCAGTCGTACTGGCTGGGGGCCTGGAGCAGGGCGGCGAGATAGGCGCCCTGGGCGACGTCCAGGTCCTTGGCGTCCTTGCGGTAGTACGCCTGGGCCGCGGCCTGGATTCCGTACGCACTGCGCCCGTAGTAGGCCGTGTTGATGTACCCGGCCAGGATCTCGCTCTTCTCCTTCTTCTGGTCCACCTTGAGCGAGATCACCAGCTCCTTGAGCTTGCGGGTGACCGTCTGGTCTTGGTTCAGGTAGTAGTTCTTGACGTACTGCTGGGTGATGGTGGAGCCGCCCTGCTTGCCCTTGCCCGTGAGGGTGTTCATCAGGCCGCGGGCGGTGCCCTTGAAGTCGACTCCGGAGTCCTTGAAGAAGGTCTTGTTCTCGGCCGCGACGAAGGTGAACTGCACGTCCCTGGGGATTTTCTCGAGCCCGACGATCTCGCGGTTGATTTTGCCGGAGCGGGCGAGGATCTTGCCGTTGCTGTACTTGTAGACGTTGCTCTGCATCTCGGCCTGGGCGTTGGCCGTGGGCACGGGCACGATCAGATAGATCACGAAGAACGCGCCCATCGCCAGCAGGCAGAGGCCGAAGAAGGTGCCCAGCAGCTTCCTCCAGGTGAAGAAGCGCCGTATGCCGGTTGGCTTGGCTTTCTTCGCCCGGCGCGCGCCGCGCTGCCGGGCCTGCCGCTCGTCCGCTCGGCCCATCGCTTCGTTGCTCCGCTCGTCGTCTTCTGTGGTCGCTTGGCCGGAATCGGCCCGGAATCAGCTCAGAAAGCTAACACCGCCCGTCCAGACAAAGGGCAACCGATCCGGTCTTTTCCTGACGTGAGAATCAGCACCCCGTCTCATGGAACCGACTCATGAGAGGTGCGCAGGGTTGCGAAGACGATTAAAGTGATATCACTATGCTAGAACGTCGGCGGGGGTCGCCGACGGCACGAACGGGGAGCAAACATGCCTGTCACCAGTACGTCGACCGTGGACGACCTGCCTCAGATGCCGACGCCACAGGTCCGTGAGATTCCGGCACACAGCATCGGCGGGGGACTCGCGCTGCTGCTGGGGCTGCTCGGCCTCGGAGGCGGAGTGGCACTCGTCGTGACCGGTGCGTCCGCCGGCGCGGCCGGCACGAAGGCGGCACTGATAGTCCTCGGCATCGTGATCGCGGTCACGGCCTTCTTCGCGATGTGCGGGCTGAACACGGTCGCGCCCGGCGAGGCGCGGGTGGTCCAGCTCTTCGGGCGCTACCGGGGCACGATCCGTACGGACGGACTGCGCTGGGTCAACCCGCTCACCTCGCGGACCAAGATCTCGACGCGGGTACGGAACCACGAGACCGCGGTACTGAAGGTCAACGACGCGTACGGCAACCCGATCGAACTCGCCGCCGTCGTGGTGTGGAAGGTCGAGGACACCGCGCAGGCGCTGTTCGAGGTCGACGACTTCCTGGAGTTCGTCTCGACGCAGACCGAAGCGGCTGTGCGGCACATCGCGATCGAGTACCCCTACGACGCGCACGACGAGGACGGCCTGTCGCTGCGCGGCAACGCGGAAGAGATCACGGAGAAGCTGGCGGTGGAGCTGCACGCGCGCGTAGAGGCGGCGGGCGTCCACATCATCGAGTCCCGCTTCACGCACCTCGCGTACGCACCGGAGATCGCGTCCGCGATGCTGCAGCGCCAGCAGGCCGGAGCGGTGGTCGCGGCACGGCGGCAGATCGTGGACGGCGCGGTCGGCATGGTCGAGGCGGCGCTGGCCAGGATCCAGGAACAGGACATCGTGGAGCTCGACGCGGAACGGAAGGCGGCGATGGTGTCGAATCTGATGGTGGTGCTGTGCGGCGACCGCGCGGCCCAGCCGGTCCTCAACACGGGCACGCTCTACCAGTGACGCCGCCGCCCGAGCGTAAGCAGGTGCTGCTGCGGCTCGACCCGGCGGTGTACGAGGCGCTGGCGCGGTGGGCGTCGGACGAGCTGCGCAGCGCGAACGCGCAGATCGAGTTCGTGCTGCGCCGCGCCTTGTCGGACGCGGGCCGTCTGCCGGGGGGCGTCGGCCCGCTCCCGCGGCGTGGCCGCCCGCCGACGCCCGCGCCGCGGGACGAGAAGGAGTAGCCGGGCCCGCCGGGGACGGACCCGCGCCTTGTCGGCGCGGGTCCGCTCCGCTTCCGCCCGATCAGATCCCTCCGTACTCCTTCATCACCCGCCTGGCCTGGGCGAAGAGCATGCCCACGTTCACCGACTTGCGGCAGACCGCGACCACGACGACGTCCTGGCTCTCGTTCATCCGGATGAACAGATGCGTCAAGTTGTCGCTGTTCACCAGGATTTCCTGGAAGTAGTGCTGATCGCTGGTGACACCCCTGCGCTCCTTGAAGACGTCCTCGATCATCACCACCGTGCGCCCCTGGAACAGGTCCAGCGTCGCTCCCGCGAGCAGGTCCAGGACCTCCGGCGGGTGGCTGTCGACGGTCTCGTAGGACAGGAGCATGCCGGTCGCCATGTCGACGACACCGGCCGCGAGACAGTCCGGTGTCTCGGCTCTCATGGCCTTCACCAAAGCCATGACGTGTTCCGAGAACCCCTGTGTCATGCGTTTCGTCGCCATGCGCGTTACTTCCCTTCGGACAGGATGGCTCCGATGCGCTTCAGCATCGGCTGGGAATCCAGGTGGAGTCGTTCGACGTCGAGGCCCTCGTCACCGAGCACCACCATCAGTGCCGTGTCGCCCACCGCGTACACGGCCGCACAGCCCTGGTTTCCGTAGACGACCGTGCGCCGCAGCGATCCGCGGCCCGTGGCCGTTGTCGTACGCCGGGCAAGGCCGAGGCCGGCCGCGGCGAGCGCGGCGAGCCCGTTCGGTTCGATGGCGTCCTCGGTGTCGGCGGCGATGAGCAGCCCGTCGACGGCCACCACCGCCGTATCGGTAATTCCTGGTATCTGGTCGCGAAGTCCCTTCATTTCCCCGGCCAGAGCCTTATGATCCATTCACTGAACCCCCTCGCACATGTGCATGTTTTTCCCGGCCCCTTCAGGAGTCCGTGACCCCGGAATTCGCTGCCCGGGTACGGCTTCGAAATCGGAAGAGCCCTTTCCAGCTCGTCGCGGAAACGTCCGCGGCGAGAGTCTTCTCCGTAATCCCGCTGGCCCCGGGAGTACGGCGGGGCAGATCGCCGGTCGCGTCCGCTCCGTCCGGGGCGGTGGCCGGACGCCTCGGAACCGGAGCCTGCGCCGCGAGCACGCGAGGGACGCCGGTCGGCGCGCTGCGCGTGGCTCGCTCCAGCAGCCCCTCGCCGAGCATCCGTGAGATCTCGACGGTCACGTGGTAGACGCCCCGGCCGATCATGAAGGCGATGTCCCGTGGGGTGCGCCTGCCGTCGGCGAGAAAGAGGATCTCCTTCCGGTGGGGCGCCAGGTCCTCGGCCGGTCCGTCGACGCCGCGGCCGGCGACGACCCGCTCGCGGTCGGGCAGGACGGGGTGGGGCAGCGCGGCAAGAGCGGCGAGTTTCCGGACCGCGTTGTCGAGCAGCCGCAGCGGGTCCTCGCCTGGGCCGACCGGGACGAGCGGACCGCTCTCGGGATCGGCGATGCACTCGCCCATGTCTCCCGCGATGACGGCGAAGACCGCGTCCTGCAGGGCCATCGCGGATACGACCTGAAGTTCGGCGGCGCCGATCTGCCCGCGCGCGACCAGTTCGGCGCCGGGCCTGCGCGCGTCCATGCCCGCCGGGACCAGATCGGCCCAGTCCGCCTCGCTGATCCGGCCGGAGCGCAGCAGCAGCGTCTGGATTCCGGGGGCGCCCGGGCTCTCGACCGCCACCACGCTGCCCTGCCGGAGATGGAACACTCCGCCGGGTCTGCCGCACACCCGCAGGACCATGGTGGATCCGGCCGCGCGGCACTGGGCCAACGCCAGTGAGAGCACTCCGTGTCCGGCACGGTGAAGGGATTCGCGGATGTCCGGCATCACTTCCCCCTTGGCAGCCGCGCCCTTCGATTCGGGGCACATGAATTGCAGCGCACACGAATGTCGGGGCGCATGAATTTCGCACTGGTGCCTGACATCTGACACCGAGGGGGTATGTGTATCAGCCGCGGAGCCGACTCTTCCGCCAGTCATGCAATATGACCGAAGCTGCAATGTCCCGCCGGTCGGAGACCGTCGACGATCAGAAAACCGACCGGCTACTTAAGAGTCAGCTCCGGCGGACAGCACCCGGACCGGGAGCACGGCCATCGCCTTCCGCAGCGCCTGCGCGAACTCGACGAACTCGCCCTGGCGTGCCGCGCCCGCACGCATCGCCAGGGCGATCCGGCGCGCGGGAGCCGGCTCCGCGAAGTACCCCGTCTGCAGCCGCCCGCCGCGGCCGGTCTCGACGTCGATCGCCGTACGCGGCAACAGCGTCACGCCGAGCCCGCCCGCGACCAGTTGCACAAGCGTCGACAGACCCGCGGCCGTGGTGGTCACCGGGGCACCCTCGGTGCGTCCCGCCTCGCGGCAGATGTCGAGGGCCTGGTCGCGCAGGCAGTGACCTTCGTCGAGCAGCAGCAGATGCAGCTCGCGCAGTGCCTCGCGCGGGATGTCCTGCCGGCCGCCCAGCCAGTGGTCCTCGGGCGTCACAAGAACAAAGTCCTCGTCGAACAGCGGAAGTTCCATCACCCCCGGCACCCCCAGGGGCACGGCGAGCAGCAGCAGATCGAGCCGCCCGGCCCCGAGGCCGTCCAGCAGTGAGGAGGTCTGCTCCTCGTGGACCTGGAGATCGAGGTCGGGATAACGGTCGTGGACGAGCCGCAGCACGTTCGGCAGCAGATAGGGAGCGACGGTCGGGATCACTCCGAGCCTGAGGACTCCGGTGAAGGGGGCGCGTACCGCCTCGGCCTCCTCCATCAGCTCACCGACCGCGTCCAGCACCGCCCGGGCCCGGGCCGCGAGCCTCTCCCCGGCCGGGGAGAGCAGCACCTTACGGGTCGTACGCTCCAGCAGCTGGACACCCAGTGCCACCTCAAGTGCGGACACCGCTCCGGAGAGCGCGGGCTGACTCATCCCGATTGCTGCCGCTGCGTCCCGGAAGTGCAGATGCTCGGCCACGGCCGCGAAGGCACGCAGTTGCGCGAGGCTCGGTTGTTTCATCCCGTTTGCTCCGCCCACTGATAGCTGTCTCCGATCGCGGCGACCGAGTCTAGCTATTTTTATGATCAATGCACCCTGTGCCAGGATCGAGCTCCGTCCAACCCCTGGAAGACCCCACAAGGGAAATCCACCTTCGCAAGGAGAGCGCGTGCTCACTGTCGGTGACCAGTTCCCCACGTTCGAACTGACCGCCTGCGTCTCGCTGGAGAGCGGCAAGGAGTTCGAGGAGATCAACCACAAGTCCTACGAGGGCAAGTGGAAGGTCGTGTTCGCGTGGCCCAAGGACTTCACCTTCGTCTGCCCCACCGAGATCGCCGCCTTCGGCAAGCTTAACGAGGAGTTCGCCGACCGCGACGCCCAGATCCTCGGCTTCTCCGGCGACTCCGAGTTCGTCCACCACGCCTGGCGCAAGGACCACGCCGACCTGCGTGACCTGCCCTTCCCGATGATGGCCGACTCCAAGCACGAGCTGATGCGCGACCTCGGCATCGAGGGCGAGGACGGCTTCGCGCAGCGCGCCGTCTTCATCGTCGACCCGAACAACGAGATCCAGTTCACGATGGTCACCGCCGGTTCCGTCGGCCGTAACCCCAAGGAGGTCCTGCGGGTGCTGGACGCCCTGCAGACCGACGAGCTGTGCCCGTGCAACTGGACCAAGGGCGAGAACACCCTCGACCCGGTCGCGCTCCTGTCGGGCGAGTGACCGGGATGTCCCTCGACGACCTCAAGTCCGCGCTGCCGGACTACGCCAAGGACCTGAAGCTGAACCTCGGTTCGGTCATCGGCAACAGTGCGCTCCCTCAGCAGCAGCTCTGGGGCACCGTCCTGGCCTGCGCGATCGCCTCGCGCTCGCCGAAGGTGCTGCGCGAACTGGAGCCGGAGGCCAAGGCAAGCCTCTCCCCAGAGGCATACACCGCCGCCAAGTCGGCCGCTGCCGTCATGGCGATGAACAACGTCTTCTACCGGACCCGGCACCTGCTGTCGGACCCGGAGTACGGCACGCTGCGCGCCGGGCTGCGGATGAATGTCATCGGCAACCCGGGTGTGGAGAAGATCGACTTCGAGCTCTGGTCGCTCGCCGTCTCCGCGATCAACGGCTGCGGCCAGTGCCTCGACTCGCACGAGCAGGTGCTCCGTAAGGCCGGTGTGGACCGCGAGACGATCCAGGAGGCCTTCAAGATCGCCTCGGTGATCCAGGCGGTCGGTACGACGCTTGACGCGGAAGCCGTCATGGCCGAGTAGGACCGTGTACGAGGGGCGCCCCTGCCGGCTTGGAGTCGGCAGGGGCGTCTGTCGTTCGGGCCTTGTGGAGTGAGGAGTTGGCCCGCCGCCGGCGCCGAGGAGGACCAGACCTCGCCAGGTGAGCAGCGAAGGGGCGTCGGGGAAGTGATGGCTGTGCCCGTGCGCTACTCCTCCTGCGCCCCAGGAGTCACCGGCACCGGAGCAGGGGCGAGTTCGGTCGCCACGACACTGTGCTGCGGCTGCGCGGCCCGCAGCGTCTGCTCCTTGCTGTACGCGCGCAGGTAGCCGACGACCGTGTTGGTCACCGCCACCAGCGGCACCGCCACCACCGCGCCGCCGATGCCCGCGGTCATGCCGCCCGCCGCGACCGCGAGGACGACGGCGAGGGGATGGACCCGCACCGCCCGGCCCAGGATGAACGGCTGCAGTACATGGCCCTCGATCTGCTGCACGGCCAGCACGACGATCAGCACCATCAGCGCGGTGAACACGCCCTGGGTGACCAGTGCGACGACGACTGCCAGTGCTCCCGAGACGACCGCGCCGACGAGCGGGATGAAGGCGAAAAGGAAGATGAACACGGCCAGCGGGACGGCCATCGGGACATCGAGGAAGTAGATGCCGAGGCCGATGAAGATCGCGTCGATCAGCGCCACTATCACCGTGCCGCGCACATAGGCGGTCAGCGTGCGCCAGGCCCGCGGGCCGGCTCCGGCGACACCCTCGCGGGCCTGGGCCGGGACCAGCTTGAGCACCCATTGCCAGATGCGCTTGCCGTCGTACAGCAGGAAGAGCGTGGAGAACATCGCCAGCAGCATTCCGGTGAGGATCTCGACCATCACGGTCACACCCTGCAGACCGGCCGAGGTGATCTCCTCGGTGTTGGTCCCGATGGTGTCGCTGAGGTTCTTGGCTATGTCGTTGATCTGCTGCTCGGTGACATGGAAGGGGCTGTCGAGCAGCCAGCGCTTGAGCTCCTCGATACCGTCCCTGACCCGGTCGGAGAGATCGTCGAGGTTGTCCATGACCTGCCAGACCACGAACCAGCCGACCAGGCCCATGACGACGAAGCCGGCGACCGCGGTGACGGCGGTGGCCAGTCCGCGCGGCAGCCCCAGTCTCTTCAGCCTGGCCACGGTGGGCTGGAGCAGCGCAGTGACGAGCAGCGCGGCGACGAAGGCGAGGACGACCAGTTGCACGGCGCTGATGACGCGGATCAGCACCCAGAGCGTGCCTGCCAGTACGAGCAGCCGCCAGCCGGCCTCGGCGGCGACACGGATGCCCCACGGAATGGCCGCGACGGGATCGGGCCTCGCGGCTATGGCGGGGGCGTACGAGGGCGGTGGCGGGACGTTTCCCCGAGCGGACGGCACTGCCTCGGGCACGACGACATCAGGCACGACGAGGTCGGGCATGCCGTCCATGGCCGCCTCGGTGCGCCGCTCCTCCAGGTGCTCGCCGATCCGGGTCAGAGAGGCGCCCATACCGGCAAGCCATCCTGGCAGTCGTGACATGATCTTCTCTCTTCCCCCCACCACTCCCCCCGGAGCTGTTCCGACCGACGGTACACGCACGAAGCCCCCCACCGTATGACGGTGAGGGGCTCCGCGAAGTTGAGCGGCGGCCGGTACTAGTACCAGTTGTTGGCCTGCCAGAACGACCAGGCGCCGCAGGGGCTGCCGTAACGGTCGTTCATGTAGTTCAGGCCCCACTTGATCTGGGTGGCCGGGTTGGTCTGCCAGTCGGCGCCGGCCGAGGACATCTTCGAGCCGGGCAGTGCCTGGACGAGACCGTAGGCGCCGGAAGAGGCGTTCTGCGCCTGGTAGTTCCAGCTGGACTCGTGGTCCACGATGTTGCTGAAGCACTGGAACTGGTCACCGGGGACCATCTGTCGTGCGATCGCCTGGACCTCGGAGACCGAGTAGGAGCTCTTCGCGGAGAAGCTCGACGCGTCGCGCACGGCGCTGCGGCTGGCTCGTGCGGCCTTCTCCTCGGCCTCGCGCTCAGCCTGCTCCTCGGCGGCTTCCTTCTTCGCCTTGGCGGTCTTGGCGGCCTGGATGCGGGCGGCTTCCTCGGCAGACCTCTTCGCGGCCGCGTCGGCGGCAGCGGCCTGTGCGTCGGCCTGCTGCGTCAGGGACGAGACCTGAATCTGGGCCTGCTGGCCCACGGGTATGTCTGCGAGGAGAGTCGCATCGGCTGCCGTTGCCTCGAGGTTGTCGCTCGAGGGCTGGGCATTGCCCGATGCAACGCCCACGACGGCGCCGACGGTGGTGACCGCAGTGGCGGATGCCACGGCGAATCCCCGGACCGAGATCCGGCTCACACGGTGTCCTTCCAGCATCGCCCGCATAGGTGACCTCGCGAGCGCAATCGTGCCCCTGGCGCTGGCCTCCCCTTGCTTGGGTCACGGGAGGCGCGGGCCCGGTGGGCAACTCCCTTGCGGGAGAAGCCCATGATGCTCGCGGGCGGCATACGACGACAGATCTTGAGTTGTGTGGTGCGGTGCACCTGGTGGTGCTGGTGTGCCGTATGCGGGGCCTGACGGAAGCAAGACTCTGCCGGAAGCCGACGCCGCAAGGCAATTCTTCGTTACGTGTGAAAGGTCACATGCCGTTTGGGCCAGGGGCTTTGCAGAAACCGGCGGACAGCACGACGCCGCCCGGCTAAGCTCA
This window of the Streptomyces sp. SLBN-118 genome carries:
- a CDS encoding MarR family transcriptional regulator is translated as MCPESKGAAAKGEVMPDIRESLHRAGHGVLSLALAQCRAAGSTMVLRVCGRPGGVFHLRQGSVVAVESPGAPGIQTLLLRSGRISEADWADLVPAGMDARRPGAELVARGQIGAAELQVVSAMALQDAVFAVIAGDMGECIADPESGPLVPVGPGEDPLRLLDNAVRKLAALAALPHPVLPDRERVVAGRGVDGPAEDLAPHRKEILFLADGRRTPRDIAFMIGRGVYHVTVEISRMLGEGLLERATRSAPTGVPRVLAAQAPVPRRPATAPDGADATGDLPRRTPGASGITEKTLAADVSATSWKGLFRFRSRTRAANSGVTDS
- a CDS encoding transglycosylase domain-containing protein: MGRADERQARQRGARRAKKAKPTGIRRFFTWRKLLGTFFGLCLLAMGAFFVIYLIVPVPTANAQAEMQSNVYKYSNGKILARSGKINREIVGLEKIPRDVQFTFVAAENKTFFKDSGVDFKGTARGLMNTLTGKGKQGGSTITQQYVKNYYLNQDQTVTRKLKELVISLKVDQKKEKSEILAGYINTAYYGRSAYGIQAAAQAYYRKDAKDLDVAQGAYLAALLQAPSQYDWAVASGAGKKLVKERWNYVLDNMVEENWLDPGTRAGLKFPVPKEPKAAPGMEGQTGYLVDAANAELERAGISEEKIKAGGWTITLNIDEKRQKQLVKSVNKQLEERLDRKKDKADATVQAGATSVDPKTGHVVALYGGIGATEHWLSNATRRDYQPASTFKPIVLASALENGAETQDGLRIGLNTKYDGTSKRPVVGSDTPFAPENEDDQDYGPVSVQRATNSSINSVFAQMIVDVTPQKAKKTALDLGMKDGKDFPERPAMSLGTMGASTWDMAGVYATFDNHGKKVTPTILKSAEHKSFKPDLPEPVGDQAISREAADTTTAAMTGVVKSGSGTNAAGDYQAAGKTGTSENNRSAWFVGYTPELVTAVALFGEDPKGGQVTLTNTVNEGRANGGGVPAKIWKQYTTGALSDEAAAAEFDLEVEEGATADPDPTPTQSPSETPSQTPSKGPKNTPTKKPTKTPTGKPTKTPTGEPTQSPTQSPTIAPSTDPADGTSGGPDGNPVIKP
- a CDS encoding SPFH domain-containing protein, with the translated sequence MPVTSTSTVDDLPQMPTPQVREIPAHSIGGGLALLLGLLGLGGGVALVVTGASAGAAGTKAALIVLGIVIAVTAFFAMCGLNTVAPGEARVVQLFGRYRGTIRTDGLRWVNPLTSRTKISTRVRNHETAVLKVNDAYGNPIELAAVVVWKVEDTAQALFEVDDFLEFVSTQTEAAVRHIAIEYPYDAHDEDGLSLRGNAEEITEKLAVELHARVEAAGVHIIESRFTHLAYAPEIASAMLQRQQAGAVVAARRQIVDGAVGMVEAALARIQEQDIVELDAERKAAMVSNLMVVLCGDRAAQPVLNTGTLYQ
- a CDS encoding AI-2E family transporter, whose protein sequence is MSRLPGWLAGMGASLTRIGEHLEERRTEAAMDGMPDLVVPDVVVPEAVPSARGNVPPPPSYAPAIAARPDPVAAIPWGIRVAAEAGWRLLVLAGTLWVLIRVISAVQLVVLAFVAALLVTALLQPTVARLKRLGLPRGLATAVTAVAGFVVMGLVGWFVVWQVMDNLDDLSDRVRDGIEELKRWLLDSPFHVTEQQINDIAKNLSDTIGTNTEEITSAGLQGVTVMVEILTGMLLAMFSTLFLLYDGKRIWQWVLKLVPAQAREGVAGAGPRAWRTLTAYVRGTVIVALIDAIFIGLGIYFLDVPMAVPLAVFIFLFAFIPLVGAVVSGALAVVVALVTQGVFTALMVLIVVLAVQQIEGHVLQPFILGRAVRVHPLAVVLAVAAGGMTAGIGGAVVAVPLVAVTNTVVGYLRAYSKEQTLRAAQPQHSVVATELAPAPVPVTPGAQEE
- a CDS encoding SpoIIE family protein phosphatase — its product is MTEQPTSHEGRQPLAARPHERTRPRSEVPGPSAVPSPAGPPQDLAGTARREGDRLRFVGAATRRIARGIDLDEIVLGLCRATVPTFSDAILVYLRDPLPVGDERPVSPFVLRLRRTDRLRLAGEDAELGPAVPIPVLDPQTDLSPTAELCEVRSGGALSEVLRGVRPVFGDSAAARAALPELLGDGRTVPSGHRAILAPLRGRRRVIGAAVFLRRPDRPAFEPNDLLVAAQLATHTALGIDKAVLYGREAYIADELQRTMLPDSLPQPTGVRLASRYLPAAETARVGGDWYDAIPLPGSRVALVVGDVMGHSMTSAAIMGQLRTTAQTLAGLDLPPQEVLHHLDEQAQRLGTDRMATCLYAVYDPVAHRITIANAGHPPPILLHLGGRAEVLRVPPGAPIGVGGVDFEAVELDAPAGATLLLYTDGLVESRLRDVWTGIEQLRERLAATAQLTGPDHSPPLEALCDDVLDMLGPGDRDDDIALLAARFDGIAPSDVAYWFLDPEDSAPSRARRLARRALARWGLEELSDSVELLVSEVVTNAVRYAERPVTLRLLRTDVLRCEVGDDSPQLPRQRRARDTDEGGRGLFLVNRLARRWGATRLSTGKVVWFELPTRS
- a CDS encoding hydrogen peroxide-inducible genes activator; translation: MKQPSLAQLRAFAAVAEHLHFRDAAAAIGMSQPALSGAVSALEVALGVQLLERTTRKVLLSPAGERLAARARAVLDAVGELMEEAEAVRAPFTGVLRLGVIPTVAPYLLPNVLRLVHDRYPDLDLQVHEEQTSSLLDGLGAGRLDLLLLAVPLGVPGVMELPLFDEDFVLVTPEDHWLGGRQDIPREALRELHLLLLDEGHCLRDQALDICREAGRTEGAPVTTTAAGLSTLVQLVAGGLGVTLLPRTAIDVETGRGGRLQTGYFAEPAPARRIALAMRAGAARQGEFVEFAQALRKAMAVLPVRVLSAGADS
- a CDS encoding roadblock/LC7 domain-containing protein, whose product is MKGLRDQIPGITDTAVVAVDGLLIAADTEDAIEPNGLAALAAAGLGLARRTTTATGRGSLRRTVVYGNQGCAAVYAVGDTALMVVLGDEGLDVERLHLDSQPMLKRIGAILSEGK
- a CDS encoding peroxiredoxin, which codes for MLTVGDQFPTFELTACVSLESGKEFEEINHKSYEGKWKVVFAWPKDFTFVCPTEIAAFGKLNEEFADRDAQILGFSGDSEFVHHAWRKDHADLRDLPFPMMADSKHELMRDLGIEGEDGFAQRAVFIVDPNNEIQFTMVTAGSVGRNPKEVLRVLDALQTDELCPCNWTKGENTLDPVALLSGE
- a CDS encoding alkyl hydroperoxide reductase, translated to MSLDDLKSALPDYAKDLKLNLGSVIGNSALPQQQLWGTVLACAIASRSPKVLRELEPEAKASLSPEAYTAAKSAAAVMAMNNVFYRTRHLLSDPEYGTLRAGLRMNVIGNPGVEKIDFELWSLAVSAINGCGQCLDSHEQVLRKAGVDRETIQEAFKIASVIQAVGTTLDAEAVMAE